In Sceloporus undulatus isolate JIND9_A2432 ecotype Alabama chromosome 7, SceUnd_v1.1, whole genome shotgun sequence, one DNA window encodes the following:
- the VMA21 gene encoding vacuolar ATPase assembly integral membrane protein VMA21, whose protein sequence is MERYDKAALNALSGPEARSEGSLASTLRTLLFFTALMIMLPIGLYFSSKTYVFEGIFGMSNRDSYFYAAIVAVIAVHVVLALFVYVAWNEGSRQWREGKQD, encoded by the exons ATGGAGCGCTACGATAAGGCGGCGCTGAACGCGCTCTCGGGCCCCGAAGCCAG GAGTGAAGGTTCTTTGGCCTCAACTCTGAGAACACTTCTATTCTTCACAGCTTTAATGATTATGTTACCCATTGGACTGTATTTTTCATCAAAGACATACGTATTTGAAG GCATCTTTGGAATGTCCAACAGAGACAGCTATTTTTATGCTGCAATTGTTGCTGTGATTGCGGTTCACGTCGTACTTGCTCTTTTTGTCTATGTTGCATGGAATGAAGGTTCCCGACAATGGAGGGAAGGCAAACAGGATTAA